From Myxococcales bacterium, the proteins below share one genomic window:
- a CDS encoding SUMF1/EgtB/PvdO family nonheme iron enzyme: protein MPVRSHPWAVAACALTLALSPAAHASLVWPRDLPEAGRGSAPARDVVVLNVPKSSRVRIPGGVFNMGSTPLEMQLAKNACEAEMLRDECPAREFMLRFEGHIHEVELSPYDLDRTEVTVEAFDRCVAAGVCPAPTFARTDLRFARPRLPVTHVTFEGARAYCAFVGGRLPTEAELELAARGPEGRRYPWGRTWNPHLANHGALAPDRTSGRDGFVGLAEVGSFPDGATPQGVLDLAGNVAELASDFFAIDGDGFGYSGKREIDPKGPATGSFHVVRGGSYRDPPPMLRGAAREPAIVLPAPDVGFRCAYTPAR, encoded by the coding sequence ATGCCGGTGCGTTCGCATCCGTGGGCGGTCGCCGCCTGCGCCCTCACGTTGGCGCTCTCGCCGGCGGCCCATGCCTCGCTCGTTTGGCCGAGGGACCTCCCCGAGGCCGGGCGAGGGTCCGCTCCCGCGCGCGACGTCGTGGTGCTCAACGTCCCCAAGAGCTCGCGCGTGCGCATCCCGGGCGGGGTGTTCAACATGGGCTCGACCCCGCTCGAGATGCAGCTCGCGAAGAACGCATGCGAGGCGGAGATGCTGCGCGACGAGTGCCCCGCGAGGGAGTTCATGCTCCGCTTCGAGGGGCACATCCACGAGGTGGAGCTCTCGCCGTACGACCTCGATCGCACGGAGGTCACCGTCGAGGCCTTCGACCGCTGCGTCGCCGCCGGGGTCTGTCCCGCGCCCACCTTCGCGCGCACCGACCTTCGTTTCGCGAGGCCTCGCCTCCCCGTCACCCACGTCACCTTCGAAGGGGCGCGCGCCTACTGCGCGTTCGTCGGCGGCAGGCTCCCGACCGAGGCCGAGCTCGAGCTCGCGGCGCGAGGCCCGGAAGGACGGCGGTATCCGTGGGGCCGAACGTGGAACCCGCACCTCGCCAACCACGGGGCGCTCGCCCCGGATCGCACGAGCGGGCGCGATGGCTTCGTGGGGCTCGCCGAGGTGGGGTCGTTCCCGGACGGCGCGACGCCTCAAGGGGTCCTCGATCTCGCCGGGAACGTGGCGGAGCTCGCGTCCGACTTCTTCGCGATCGACGGCGACGGCTTCGGCTACTCCGGAAAACGAGAGATCGATCCGAAGGGGCCCGCGACGGGGAGCTTCCACGTGGTGCGAGGCGGCTCGTACCGCGATCCTCCGCCCATGCTCCGGGGCGCCGCGAGGGAGCCCGCCATCGTGCTCCCGGCGCCCGACGTAGGCTTCCGTTGCGCCTACACGCCGGCGCGCTGA
- a CDS encoding metallophosphoesterase, protein MKIAHVSDLHVLDLGGVPKLAYANKRLLGYANIRFKRKAIHKPEIAAKVLRAISDLRPDHVVVTGDLTNLALEPEFRACAKLLASELSLPADAVSIVPGNHDTYVLEERLRPFLNIFGAHTSSDLPEFALPLAGGMFPFVRLRGPLAIIGLSSAVPRPPFVAAGVLGDAQRRALRAILLHPEVRTRTPVVLVHHPTYPPSSRVKALVEGLHDGDGLERDLAESHPAVVLHGHLHRRVVRKRRGHGGLTVIGATSASLHHHDMDRMAGYNLYTFDDAGKLVTTTAFVLDEATSGFTERAVPETIW, encoded by the coding sequence GTGAAGATCGCTCACGTTTCCGACCTCCACGTCCTCGACCTCGGAGGTGTGCCGAAGCTCGCGTACGCGAACAAGCGCCTCCTCGGATACGCGAACATTCGCTTCAAACGTAAGGCGATCCACAAGCCGGAGATCGCCGCCAAGGTCCTCCGCGCGATAAGCGATCTCCGCCCCGATCACGTCGTCGTCACGGGGGATCTCACGAACCTCGCGCTCGAGCCCGAGTTTCGCGCGTGCGCGAAGCTGCTCGCGTCCGAGCTGTCGCTCCCCGCCGACGCCGTCAGCATCGTCCCCGGAAACCACGACACCTACGTGCTCGAAGAGCGCCTGCGCCCGTTCCTGAACATTTTCGGGGCGCACACCTCGAGCGACCTCCCCGAGTTCGCGCTCCCCCTCGCCGGCGGCATGTTCCCCTTCGTGCGCCTAAGGGGGCCTCTCGCCATCATCGGCCTCTCGAGCGCGGTACCGCGCCCGCCGTTCGTCGCGGCCGGTGTCCTCGGAGATGCCCAACGGCGCGCCCTCCGCGCGATCTTGCTGCACCCCGAAGTGCGCACGCGAACCCCGGTGGTCCTCGTACATCACCCTACCTATCCCCCGAGCTCCCGGGTGAAGGCGCTCGTCGAGGGCCTCCACGACGGCGACGGGCTCGAGCGCGACCTCGCCGAGTCGCACCCTGCCGTCGTGCTCCACGGGCACCTCCACCGGCGCGTCGTGCGCAAGCGCAGGGGTCACGGCGGCCTCACGGTCATCGGAGCCACGAGCGCGTCGCTCCATCACCACGACATGGATCGGATGGCGGGCTACAACCTCTACACGTTCGACGACGCCGGGAAGCTCGTGACCACGACCGCCTTCGTCCTCGACGAGGCGACCTCGGGCTTCACCGAGCGGGCCGTCCCGGAGACCATCTGGTAA
- a CDS encoding cold shock domain-containing protein has product MAVGRVKWFNDEKGWGFIKQDEGPDVFVHYSQIHGDGRRRLFEDELVEFEIKEGPKGLQAVNVMRQDGVVEAPQATA; this is encoded by the coding sequence ATGGCAGTTGGTCGCGTGAAGTGGTTCAACGACGAGAAGGGCTGGGGCTTCATCAAACAAGATGAAGGTCCCGACGTCTTCGTCCACTACTCACAAATCCACGGTGACGGCCGCCGTCGCCTCTTCGAGGACGAGCTCGTCGAGTTCGAGATCAAAGAGGGGCCGAAGGGCCTCCAGGCCGTCAACGTGATGCGCCAAGACGGCGTGGTCGAGGCGCCCCAGGCCACCGCCTGA
- a CDS encoding tetratricopeptide repeat protein, protein MSRVAALGVGAVLVALVACDETPPPRAPVPPPTAEPVAPPVSPVVPPVADAGPDAAPVPAPKAEVYPAPKPTTIPLSRTGVAALDAKLAEGDVAFAKEDYATAAQRYSEAARAFPRRVAPLVGLARCDVAKLTPNLDFAAAKGNAKVRQALATLERMAKAEPDYAPASAEVGRTLLLLGSAPEAVEPLRRAVQSLSGEPEVHSALGVALLASGKGEEAVASLRRAVELDPGSAPRRGNLGTVLFMRGRVEDAVKEYQAAVAIEPNDAHGRSDLGTALLAKNDFPGAMRELEKAVALDPTRATYRSNLGYALQLEGKLADAEKSYREAIRLDDKLASAWINLATVLAKDPKRRKEARSALEKARALDPQDPRVTANLEELDALEKGVKMP, encoded by the coding sequence GTGAGCCGCGTCGCTGCTCTCGGCGTCGGTGCCGTGCTCGTGGCCCTCGTGGCGTGCGACGAGACGCCGCCTCCGAGGGCCCCCGTGCCACCTCCGACCGCAGAGCCGGTCGCGCCGCCCGTCTCGCCCGTGGTCCCTCCCGTGGCCGATGCCGGTCCCGACGCCGCTCCGGTCCCGGCTCCGAAGGCCGAGGTCTACCCCGCGCCCAAGCCGACGACGATCCCCTTGTCTCGCACGGGGGTCGCCGCGCTGGACGCGAAGCTCGCCGAAGGCGACGTGGCGTTCGCGAAGGAAGACTACGCGACGGCCGCCCAGCGGTACTCCGAGGCGGCGCGTGCGTTTCCGCGCCGTGTCGCACCTCTCGTGGGGCTCGCGCGGTGCGACGTAGCCAAGCTCACGCCGAACCTCGATTTCGCGGCGGCGAAGGGCAACGCGAAGGTACGTCAGGCGCTCGCGACGCTCGAGCGTATGGCCAAAGCCGAGCCCGACTACGCCCCCGCATCCGCCGAGGTAGGGCGCACGCTCCTCCTGCTCGGGAGCGCTCCGGAGGCCGTCGAACCGCTGCGGCGGGCCGTGCAGTCGCTCTCCGGGGAGCCCGAGGTCCACTCGGCGCTCGGCGTCGCGCTCTTGGCGTCGGGGAAGGGCGAAGAGGCCGTCGCGTCCCTCCGGCGCGCCGTCGAGCTCGATCCGGGGAGCGCGCCGCGGAGGGGCAACCTCGGCACCGTGCTCTTCATGCGAGGGCGGGTCGAGGACGCCGTCAAGGAATACCAGGCGGCCGTCGCCATCGAGCCGAACGACGCCCACGGGCGCTCGGATCTCGGGACCGCGCTGCTCGCCAAGAACGACTTCCCGGGCGCGATGCGCGAGCTCGAGAAAGCTGTCGCGCTCGATCCGACGCGAGCGACCTACCGCTCGAATCTGGGGTATGCGCTCCAGCTCGAGGGGAAGCTCGCTGACGCGGAGAAGAGCTACCGCGAAGCCATTCGGCTCGACGACAAGCTGGCGAGCGCGTGGATAAACCTCGCCACCGTGCTCGCGAAGGATCCGAAGCGGCGAAAGGAGGCGCGCTCCGCGCTCGAGAAGGCTCGCGCGCTCGATCCCCAAGACCCTCGCGTGACCGCCAACCTCGAGGAGCTCGACGCGCTCGAGAAGGGCGTAAAAATGCCCTGA
- a CDS encoding SpoVR family protein — protein sequence MSEFALKTALPQYLRSEQERIEKIASAAGLDFFPTVFEILTYDQMNEIAAYGGFPNRYPHWRWGMDYEQLAKSYEYGLSKIYEMVINNNPSYAYLLEGNSLTDQKLVMAHVYAHVDFFKNNFCFRSTDLDTGGRTANPAVRPETYDPNRRWIDKMANHGARVRRHVARHGINKVEEFIDQCLSLENLIDPFAAFSGRDTPPKDDEDDDVAEEVPRLKSKDYMESFINPTEYLEEQKQKRAAAKERAKRMPEKPQRDVLGFLLEHAPLERWERDVLEVIREEALYFVPQMQTKIMNEGWATYWHSKLMTEKILDASEIIDYADNAAGVLATSGGRLNPYKLGVELYRNIEERWDKGQFGKEWEECDDLAEKKNWNMRLGLGKKKLFEVRALYSDVTFIDEFLTPDFVREQKLFSFGWSNRNDRYEIESREFRAVKDKLLFQLTNAGNPFIYVEDANHDNRGELLLRHDHQGMELRADYAKEVLKSLHRVWKRPVLIQTLGDGKDVHLRFDGREHSSKAIAKS from the coding sequence ATGAGCGAGTTCGCGCTGAAGACCGCGCTTCCCCAGTATTTGCGCAGCGAACAAGAGCGAATCGAGAAGATCGCGTCGGCCGCGGGGCTCGACTTCTTCCCGACCGTGTTCGAGATCCTCACCTACGACCAGATGAACGAGATCGCGGCGTACGGGGGCTTCCCGAACCGCTACCCGCACTGGCGCTGGGGCATGGACTACGAGCAGCTCGCGAAGAGCTACGAGTACGGCCTCTCGAAGATCTACGAGATGGTCATCAACAACAACCCCTCGTACGCCTACCTGCTCGAGGGTAACTCGCTCACCGACCAGAAGCTCGTCATGGCGCACGTCTACGCCCACGTCGACTTCTTCAAGAACAACTTCTGCTTCCGCTCGACCGATCTCGACACCGGTGGTCGCACGGCGAACCCGGCGGTGCGCCCCGAGACCTACGATCCGAACCGGCGCTGGATCGACAAGATGGCGAACCACGGGGCGCGCGTGAGGCGGCACGTCGCGAGGCACGGCATCAACAAGGTCGAAGAGTTCATCGATCAGTGCCTCTCGCTCGAGAACCTCATCGACCCGTTCGCGGCCTTCTCCGGTAGGGACACCCCCCCCAAGGACGACGAGGACGACGACGTCGCCGAGGAGGTGCCGCGGCTCAAGTCGAAGGACTACATGGAGTCGTTCATCAACCCGACCGAGTACCTCGAGGAGCAGAAGCAGAAGCGCGCTGCCGCCAAGGAGCGAGCGAAGCGCATGCCGGAGAAACCCCAGCGCGACGTGCTCGGCTTCCTCCTCGAGCACGCGCCGCTCGAGCGCTGGGAGCGCGACGTGCTCGAGGTCATTCGTGAAGAGGCGCTCTACTTCGTGCCTCAAATGCAGACCAAGATCATGAACGAGGGCTGGGCCACGTACTGGCACTCCAAGCTCATGACCGAGAAGATCCTCGATGCCTCCGAGATCATCGACTACGCCGACAACGCGGCGGGCGTGCTCGCGACGAGCGGCGGGCGGCTCAACCCGTACAAGCTCGGCGTCGAGCTCTATCGGAACATCGAGGAGCGCTGGGACAAGGGCCAGTTCGGCAAAGAGTGGGAGGAGTGCGACGATCTCGCCGAGAAGAAGAACTGGAACATGCGGCTCGGCCTCGGCAAAAAGAAGCTCTTCGAGGTGCGCGCGCTCTACAGCGACGTGACCTTCATCGACGAGTTCTTGACGCCCGACTTCGTGCGGGAACAGAAGCTCTTTTCGTTCGGCTGGTCGAACCGGAACGACCGCTACGAGATCGAGTCGCGCGAGTTCCGTGCGGTGAAGGACAAGCTCCTCTTCCAGCTCACGAATGCGGGCAACCCGTTCATCTACGTCGAGGACGCGAACCACGACAACCGCGGTGAGCTCTTGCTCCGCCACGACCACCAGGGCATGGAGCTCCGCGCCGACTACGCGAAGGAAGTGTTGAAGAGCCTGCACCGCGTCTGGAAGCGCCCGGTCCTCATCCAAACCTTGGGCGACGGGAAGGACGTCCACCTTCGGTTCGATGGGCGCGAGCACTCGTCGAAGGCGATCGCGAAGTCATGA
- a CDS encoding DUF444 family protein — protein sequence MSLKIDQDHSRFRNIVRGKIRDNLKRYISQGELIGRKGKDLVSIPIPQIDIPRFRYGDKQQGGAGQGEGDPGDPMGGGDDGDQAGEGKKAGKDAGEHSLEVDVSLEELATILGEELALPDIQNKGKSKIIDAKDRYTGVRRVGPESLRHFRRTYREALKRQISMGSYVPERPLVVPIPDDKRYRSWKTEAEPVANAVIIYMMDVSGSMGDEQKEIVRIESFWIDTWLQRQYKGLESRFIIHDATAREVDRDTFFHTKESGGTMISSAYKLCAQLIDDHYPPEEWNIYPFHFSDGDNWSMDDTLSCMDILRQKILPRANMFAYGQVESPYGSGQFVKDLREHLGKDERVVTSEIRDRDAIMQSIKDFLGKGK from the coding sequence ATGTCCCTCAAGATCGATCAGGATCACTCCCGGTTTCGCAACATCGTCCGCGGGAAGATCCGCGACAACCTGAAGCGCTACATCTCGCAGGGCGAGCTCATCGGCCGGAAGGGCAAAGACCTCGTCTCGATCCCGATCCCGCAGATCGACATCCCTCGCTTTCGCTACGGCGACAAACAGCAGGGGGGCGCCGGCCAGGGCGAAGGGGACCCTGGCGATCCGATGGGCGGCGGGGACGACGGCGACCAGGCGGGAGAGGGCAAGAAGGCCGGAAAAGACGCGGGGGAGCACAGCCTCGAGGTGGACGTGTCGCTCGAGGAGCTCGCGACGATCCTCGGCGAAGAGCTCGCGCTCCCGGACATCCAGAACAAGGGCAAGTCGAAGATCATCGACGCGAAGGACCGGTACACCGGTGTACGACGTGTAGGTCCCGAGTCCCTCCGGCACTTTCGGCGCACGTACCGCGAGGCCCTGAAGCGCCAGATCTCGATGGGCAGCTACGTGCCCGAGCGGCCGCTCGTCGTGCCCATCCCCGACGACAAACGTTACCGGAGCTGGAAGACCGAGGCGGAGCCCGTCGCCAACGCCGTCATCATCTACATGATGGACGTGTCCGGCAGCATGGGCGACGAGCAGAAGGAGATCGTGCGCATCGAGAGCTTCTGGATCGATACGTGGCTCCAGCGGCAATACAAAGGCCTCGAGAGCCGGTTCATCATCCACGACGCCACGGCGCGCGAGGTCGACCGCGACACGTTCTTCCACACGAAGGAGAGCGGCGGCACCATGATCTCGAGCGCGTACAAGCTCTGCGCGCAGCTCATCGACGATCACTACCCGCCGGAGGAGTGGAACATCTACCCGTTCCATTTCTCGGACGGCGACAACTGGTCGATGGACGACACGCTCTCCTGCATGGACATCCTTCGGCAGAAGATCCTGCCTCGGGCGAACATGTTCGCGTACGGCCAGGTCGAGAGCCCCTACGGCTCGGGCCAGTTCGTGAAAGACCTGCGAGAGCACCTCGGCAAGGACGAGCGCGTGGTCACGAGCGAGATCCGGGATCGTGACGCGATCATGCAGAGCATCAAGGACTTTCTCGGCAAGGGAAAGTGA
- a CDS encoding peptidase S8, with protein MHKLRILPVALLASAALTVSTAHAEPAPTFTPLDLDGLSTDAIAVDVKDGLGDADIAELGREYGIDLHDNSPAIKDDANIAVAHVGHGRAAELLARLRKDARVEVAEPLGEMQATFTPNDPKFGDQWHMSRVGAERAWEVSCGSGVTVAVIDTGVACYDEAGFTKGTDLAGTRCVPGYNYVEKNERAADDHGHGTHVAGTIAQTTNNGLGVAGLAYCARIMPVKVLSAGGFGTTADVAEGIRFAADHGAQVLNLSLGGPIKSKILEDAVNHARAKGALVVAAAGNSGKSVGYPAAYPGVLAVSATDRNDKIAWFSSRGSEVGIGAPGVAVTQQTVCNKGKDKCEVLGVFNGTSMASPHVAGAAAMVVATGVTDPDAVRSTLERTAVPKDDPKLFGAGILDAAKATMSAAFLQHLLPRLMVVAVLLGLLSRRLKKTGGALVTSPGAWLGILVGGFGLFPVAGLLGLLSRLGPMRPVAEALLTHPLGEWDMAVDVGLHKYMALANALPVLAAFGLFFGVKTLRPTIGGFALGTAAFLTQVAISGDQFFVLGNVPLRIFAVANAAICVWLARVALDEKA; from the coding sequence ATGCACAAGCTGAGGATCTTGCCCGTCGCCCTGTTGGCGTCCGCGGCGTTGACGGTTTCCACGGCCCACGCCGAGCCGGCGCCCACGTTCACGCCGCTCGACCTCGACGGCCTCTCCACCGACGCCATCGCGGTCGACGTCAAAGACGGCCTCGGTGACGCGGACATCGCGGAGCTCGGGCGCGAGTACGGCATCGACCTCCACGACAACAGCCCCGCCATCAAGGACGACGCGAACATCGCCGTCGCGCACGTGGGCCACGGTCGCGCCGCCGAGCTCCTCGCCCGTCTCCGGAAGGACGCCCGCGTCGAGGTGGCCGAGCCGCTCGGCGAGATGCAGGCGACGTTCACCCCCAACGATCCGAAGTTCGGCGACCAGTGGCACATGTCGAGGGTCGGCGCCGAGCGCGCGTGGGAGGTCTCCTGCGGCTCCGGGGTCACGGTCGCGGTCATCGACACCGGCGTCGCCTGCTACGACGAGGCTGGCTTCACGAAGGGCACCGACCTCGCCGGCACCCGCTGCGTGCCCGGGTACAACTACGTCGAGAAGAACGAGCGCGCCGCCGACGACCACGGCCACGGCACGCACGTGGCCGGCACTATCGCCCAGACCACCAACAACGGTCTCGGCGTCGCTGGCCTCGCGTACTGCGCGCGCATCATGCCCGTGAAGGTGCTCTCCGCGGGTGGCTTCGGGACGACGGCCGACGTGGCCGAGGGCATTCGCTTCGCCGCCGATCACGGCGCTCAAGTCCTGAACCTGTCGCTCGGCGGTCCGATCAAGAGCAAGATCCTCGAGGACGCGGTGAACCACGCCCGCGCGAAGGGGGCGCTCGTGGTCGCCGCTGCGGGCAACTCCGGCAAATCCGTGGGTTATCCGGCCGCGTACCCGGGCGTGCTCGCGGTGAGCGCCACCGACCGCAACGACAAGATCGCGTGGTTCTCGTCGCGCGGGTCCGAGGTGGGCATCGGCGCTCCGGGGGTCGCCGTCACGCAGCAGACCGTGTGCAACAAGGGCAAGGACAAGTGCGAGGTGCTCGGTGTCTTCAACGGCACGAGCATGGCCTCGCCGCACGTCGCGGGGGCCGCGGCCATGGTCGTCGCGACCGGCGTCACCGACCCGGACGCGGTGCGATCGACACTCGAGCGAACGGCCGTCCCGAAGGACGACCCGAAGCTCTTCGGCGCGGGCATCCTCGACGCGGCGAAGGCCACGATGAGCGCGGCCTTCCTCCAACACCTCCTTCCGCGCCTCATGGTGGTGGCCGTGCTGCTCGGGCTCCTCTCGCGCCGCCTCAAGAAGACGGGCGGGGCCCTCGTGACGTCCCCGGGTGCGTGGCTCGGCATCCTCGTCGGTGGCTTCGGCCTCTTCCCGGTGGCGGGGCTCCTTGGCCTCCTCTCGAGGCTCGGGCCGATGCGCCCGGTCGCCGAGGCGCTCCTCACGCACCCGCTCGGCGAGTGGGACATGGCGGTCGACGTCGGGCTCCATAAGTACATGGCCCTCGCGAACGCGCTCCCCGTGCTCGCGGCCTTTGGCCTCTTCTTCGGCGTGAAGACGCTCCGCCCCACGATCGGTGGCTTCGCGCTCGGCACGGCGGCGTTCCTCACCCAGGTGGCCATCTCGGGTGACCAGTTCTTCGTCCTCGGCAACGTGCCGCTCCGCATCTTCGCCGTCGCGAACGCGGCGATCTGCGTGTGGCTCGCACGCGTCGCGCTCGACGAAAAGGCCTGA
- the lipA gene encoding lipoyl synthase produces the protein MSNAPRFAPKPAWLKVRAPGGETYGNLKQTFRELDLHTVCEEARCPNVGECWSEGTATVMLLGDVCTRGCRFCAVTTGDPRGAVDVREPEHVARAISKLGLQYVVLTMVDRDDLLDGGASHVGRTVSRLRELRPDLLVETLLGDFGGNTDYVDVTVDAHPHVWAHNVEVVRRLQRTVRDVRCGYDKSLAVLKRAKDRKPEILTKSSIMVGIGETDDEVLETMADLRAAGVDIVTLGQYLRPTPKHLGVDRFVTPETFERFADEGRRLGFTYAASGPLVRSSYKAAEVFVRGILRPNDPEAAEALLKERLAVAQSAAEAAGGAPRTVSELAARTASDLLPVSSLVRR, from the coding sequence GTGAGCAACGCACCGCGCTTCGCGCCCAAGCCCGCATGGTTGAAGGTTCGTGCCCCCGGGGGCGAGACCTACGGGAACCTCAAACAGACCTTCCGCGAGCTCGACCTCCACACCGTCTGCGAAGAGGCGCGCTGCCCGAACGTGGGCGAGTGCTGGTCCGAGGGCACGGCGACCGTCATGTTGCTCGGGGACGTGTGCACGCGCGGCTGCCGGTTCTGCGCCGTCACGACGGGAGACCCGCGCGGCGCGGTGGACGTCCGCGAGCCCGAGCACGTGGCGCGGGCCATCTCGAAGCTCGGGCTGCAATACGTGGTGCTCACGATGGTCGACCGCGACGACCTGCTCGACGGTGGCGCGTCGCACGTCGGCCGCACCGTGTCGCGGCTCCGTGAGCTCCGCCCCGACCTCCTCGTCGAGACGCTCCTCGGCGATTTCGGCGGCAACACGGACTACGTCGACGTCACCGTGGACGCCCACCCGCACGTGTGGGCCCACAACGTCGAGGTCGTGCGCCGCCTCCAGCGCACCGTGCGCGACGTTCGCTGCGGGTACGACAAATCGCTCGCCGTCCTCAAGCGCGCGAAGGATCGCAAGCCCGAGATCCTCACGAAGAGCTCCATCATGGTCGGCATCGGCGAGACCGACGACGAGGTGCTCGAGACCATGGCCGACCTGCGCGCCGCGGGCGTCGACATCGTCACGCTCGGGCAGTACCTGCGCCCTACGCCCAAACACCTCGGAGTCGACCGCTTCGTCACCCCCGAGACCTTCGAGCGCTTCGCCGACGAGGGGCGCAGGCTCGGCTTCACGTACGCGGCGAGCGGGCCGCTCGTGCGGAGCAGCTACAAGGCCGCCGAGGTCTTCGTGCGAGGCATCCTTCGCCCGAACGATCCCGAGGCCGCCGAGGCCCTCTTGAAAGAGCGCCTCGCGGTGGCCCAGTCCGCCGCCGAGGCCGCCGGGGGGGCACCGCGCACCGTGAGCGAGCTCGCCGCGCGCACCGCGTCCGATTTGCTGCCGGTGTCGTCGCTCGTGCGACGCTGA
- the mtnA gene encoding S-methyl-5-thioribose-1-phosphate isomerase: MSDLDSWDSPSYAAVSFPSGGRVAKVLDQLRLPWSETYVTVGSWQEMADAIATMKVRGAPAIGVAAAYGMVLAAIASTAPADGFLSAMRLAGEGLVRTRPTAVNLAWAVEVMLRHAERVASEEPSRRASSCLERARAIHSEDIAACKAMGAAAVALFPDEGTVLTHCNAGALATGGYGTALGLLRAAREHGKKLKVLASETRPFLQGARLTAWELHRDGFDVSLVTDNMVGYLLARGDVSRIVVGADRVARNGDVANKIGTYGLACLAHMHGVPLIVAAPTSTVDLATPTGAHIPIEQRNPREVLELSLPGGAVAIAPDGVSALNPSFDVTPAAYVSALVTERGVVSPVDEASVVRLMAR, encoded by the coding sequence GTGAGCGATCTCGACTCCTGGGACTCGCCGAGCTACGCGGCCGTCTCTTTCCCCTCCGGCGGGCGCGTCGCGAAGGTGCTCGATCAGCTGCGATTGCCGTGGTCCGAGACGTACGTCACCGTTGGCTCGTGGCAGGAGATGGCCGACGCGATCGCCACCATGAAGGTGCGCGGGGCGCCCGCGATCGGCGTCGCCGCGGCCTACGGCATGGTGCTCGCTGCCATCGCCTCGACCGCCCCGGCCGACGGTTTCCTCTCGGCCATGCGCCTCGCCGGCGAGGGGCTCGTCCGCACGCGCCCGACCGCGGTGAACCTCGCGTGGGCCGTGGAGGTCATGCTCCGTCACGCCGAGCGCGTCGCCTCCGAGGAGCCCTCGCGGAGAGCCTCGTCGTGCCTCGAGCGCGCCCGCGCGATCCACTCGGAGGACATCGCGGCGTGCAAGGCCATGGGGGCGGCCGCCGTCGCGCTCTTCCCCGACGAGGGCACGGTCCTCACGCATTGCAACGCGGGGGCCCTCGCGACCGGCGGGTACGGCACCGCGCTCGGGCTCCTTCGCGCGGCACGAGAGCACGGAAAGAAGCTCAAGGTGCTCGCCTCCGAGACACGTCCCTTCCTCCAGGGCGCGCGCCTCACCGCCTGGGAGCTCCATCGGGACGGCTTCGACGTCTCGCTCGTGACCGACAACATGGTCGGATACCTCTTGGCTCGGGGCGACGTGTCTCGGATCGTCGTGGGCGCCGATCGGGTGGCCCGGAACGGCGACGTCGCGAACAAAATCGGCACGTACGGCCTCGCGTGCCTCGCCCACATGCACGGCGTCCCGCTCATCGTGGCCGCCCCGACCAGCACGGTCGATCTGGCGACACCTACAGGTGCACACATTCCGATCGAGCAACGCAACCCGCGCGAGGTCCTCGAGCTCTCCCTGCCCGGAGGGGCGGTCGCGATCGCTCCCGATGGGGTGTCCGCCTTGAACCCCTCGTTCGACGTGACGCCGGCGGCATACGTGTCGGCGCTCGTGACCGAGCGGGGGGTGGTCTCGCCCGTCGACGAAGCGAGCGTCGTTCGCCTCATGGCGAGGTAG
- a CDS encoding tetratricopeptide repeat protein has protein sequence MSSKVVSSLVLVVSMAVTGLACVPRGVLGEAEAAVRRDDYPKAAALLETHLHTHPEDVPARALLVRVLALSSRLDLARRECEILARYLPPGSPRPAIELGHAYELSHDYERALASYDDAARMAPALPDGPRIGGLRAARWGEAEMAVPRLEEAVRRGANDAETLHALGLARMHLGRLDEAESAYRTATRLHPDATDAWLGLATVALVRKDHAAALVAYERLVALRPTSPDASLGRAYALARLGRTAEARRELDRAEKLGAKPANLAKQRAWLDSSEASR, from the coding sequence GTGTCCTCGAAGGTGGTCTCGAGCCTCGTGTTGGTCGTGTCGATGGCGGTCACCGGGCTCGCGTGCGTCCCGCGTGGGGTCCTGGGCGAGGCCGAGGCCGCCGTGCGCCGCGACGACTATCCGAAGGCCGCCGCGCTCCTCGAGACCCACCTTCACACACATCCGGAGGACGTGCCCGCCCGGGCCCTCCTCGTGAGGGTCCTCGCGCTCTCGTCGCGGCTCGATCTCGCGCGGCGCGAATGCGAGATCTTGGCGCGCTACCTCCCGCCCGGGAGCCCACGGCCCGCGATCGAGCTCGGTCACGCGTACGAGCTGTCTCACGACTACGAACGCGCGCTCGCCTCGTACGACGATGCGGCCCGCATGGCGCCCGCTTTGCCCGATGGTCCGCGGATAGGTGGGCTCAGGGCGGCGCGCTGGGGCGAGGCCGAAATGGCCGTCCCTAGGCTCGAGGAGGCCGTGCGACGCGGCGCGAACGACGCCGAGACGCTCCACGCTCTCGGCCTCGCGCGCATGCACCTCGGGCGGCTCGACGAGGCGGAGAGCGCCTACCGCACGGCCACGCGCCTCCACCCCGACGCGACCGACGCCTGGCTCGGGCTCGCCACCGTCGCGCTCGTGAGAAAGGACCACGCGGCGGCCCTGGTCGCGTACGAACGGTTGGTCGCTCTTCGTCCGACGTCCCCCGACGCCTCGCTCGGGCGGGCCTATGCGTTGGCACGCCTCGGACGCACCGCCGAGGCGCGCCGTGAGCTCGACCGCGCCGAGAAGCTCGGTGCCAAACCTGCGAACCTGGCGAAGCAGCGGGCGTGGCTCGATTCGTCCGAGGCGAGCCGGTGA